DNA from Fusarium musae strain F31 chromosome 7, whole genome shotgun sequence:
ATGCTGATCCATCGGCACAAGCCTTTCGGTAAGTAGATGTGATTAATGCTGAGATTCTGACATTCGTCGGATAAGATATCGTATCAAAAGGCAGCCAAAAAGTCGAGAGTGATGGTGTTTGATCAAAATTCTCACGTGTCACAACAGATTCGTGGAAGTCGAAACAGTGGAAACTTCATTGCGAAGAAGGGAAGGATCTGACCACGAGCAAGCTAAAGTGGAAGGAGCGCGGACAAAGTGAATAGGAAGTTTTCAGTGATGCCAGTGATTGCAAGTGACAGGCAGAAGAGCAGGGCAAAAGTGGCACAAGACAAAGAAGTACAAAAGTGTTTGTGCACAGAAACTGGATATGAATAGCATCAAAAAAGTAACCAAAGTGGGAAATGGTCGATAAATGCTGAAATGGGATAGATAACACCAATGTCGTCAGAGTGCAGCATCAAGTTTGACCGTCATCCGCATGTCGCATCGAATAAGACCTGACCAATCCCACCCAGATATTCACAGCCACTCGGTTCCCGAAGCCGAAAAGCTTCCATTTGTACTGTAACACTGACACTACCAAAGTCATCATCCTGAGACAGCTGTACTGTATCATGCATGCAGGCCTGTCAACGGTCTATAGCGAAGGATTGTATGCACATGATAACCTTCCGTCTCCCCTTGCGCCTGTTCTATGCCTGCCTCCATCCGGCGCCTCTGAGAGCTCCCTTATTCGTAGCGGCATGCAATCATTATAACCTCGTCAATACTCAAGCCCAGTTGCTTGTATCCTCCACTCCGTAGAGCAGTACATATTTGAGAATGTCGGACAGCGAAATGAtacccttgagcttgttatCATCGTCCACTACTATCAGACGGTGAACCCTGCTCTTTCGGACCGTATCAAAAATGGAGTCCAGGCGATCGCCTTCACTGCATGTGTAAATACCAGGGCTCTCGTCGGATCTCTTGCAGAGCGCTTCCCCGACAGAGCCATCCAAGTCATCGTAGGCACCGTTTTTGATACAGGGGATGACATCAACCGCTTCAAAAACGTTTAAAACTCGTCCGTGAGAATCGATGATCGGGACACAGCTGATGTTGTGTTTGACCATCAGGTGAACAACGTCGAGCACGGAACTTCCCATCGAGGCTGTAGCGATACCTGAATATGTACCGAGGCCAATGTCGCGAACCGTTTTCTTCAGGAGGACGGTGTTGTGTTCGTTGTTTACGGCGATAAACTTGAGGATACGATACTGAGTGATGACTGAAACAACCATTTCCTTGTTGGTCTCGCTATCGACATCGACCAGGGGAATTCGTCTGGCGCGGGTCTTGAGCATGCGTCTGCAAGCTTCGTACAATGGCTTTGAAGGGTGAACCGATACAGTTTCGATGGGTATTGCGCCGATAGCTTTCTCGATGTCTGATATGGTCAGCGATGTCATGCTTGCGCGGAGAAGCGACAACCTCTTAGGCTACTCAATCGGAACTGATCGAGTTTGCTGAACTCGTCAGGGAACTGCCAATAGTATTGAATCACGTTGATAAAGTCGGTGCTCGTGAGGATACCGGCGAATCGCGAGGTTTTGGAGTTCCATAGAGGTGCCGATACGATTGCTGTGGCAAGGTTAGCATTAGACTCTGCATGTGTCGGGTGACGCACAGTTCTGCGTCAAGATGCCGATGGCTTTCTTGATGCGGAGGTCGGtatcgaggacgatgagacGGAATGATAGAGGTAAAACATCGTAACTGGTACGAACTTTGAGGAAATCGCGTATGGCATTCTGTCGAGATTAGCTTCTCGTCATCGGGCTTTGATGCGCGCGTGCCCCACGTCAAGTTTGTACGGGCAAACGGATGCGACAGACAAAGCAAGACAGATAAACATACCAGACCCTGCAACTGATCTCTGTCCAGAGGACTTAGAGGCTTTGGTTCGGTGGGTGCCATCGGGCTTCGGAGTGAAGTCCTGCGTCGGAGGTAGGATGACGGAGCGACAAATTGAGGGACATGACCATGACCGGCGGTTGTAGTGGAGGGGCCAGTGGAGGTTGATGCAGCCCGCCCGCGTGGAGTTATCAAAGCCGGTCCAGGCccagatccagatccagaaacagctccaactcctccaaatGAGGCTTCGGCTGCTGACTCTTGTACTTGTCCTGGGGTGTCTGTGCCTGGAGCTGAAGTTGTGGTCGAAGCGTTTACAGCTGTCGTGCCAGTCACGCCAGGTACTGTACTGGGGGTATTTTCAACGCGGGGCAGCTCTCCGACAGCATCGTCAACTTGCTCAACTGCTGGAGGTTCGGTTGGAGGTTGTGGTTGAGTTTCGCTTTGGGCTTCGATCCATGATTTGACGTTTTCTTTTGTCGGGTCTTCAATTTGATCTTCTGTCACTTCAAGTTGTCCTTGGGTTCCTTGAGGTTCGCTTGGTAGACTGATATCTGTTGGTGCTTTTGTTTCTAGATCCCCTCGTGCGGGTTCATGTTCTGAGTTTCCCTCCATTCCAAGTAAATATCACTGTTGCACAATACGATTCGAATTGTTGGGCGGGATTTGATGGTCCGAGTCGAGGTCGAAAGTGAGGTCGTCAAGTCCTGATAAATATTGACGTATAGCGCATCACTGAGAAAATCACAGGCGGATGCTAATCGAATAGAAAAGAAACAGCATCAGCCTAGAGTTAACAAAAATGTTCCGAAGGCGTTGAGGACAATTCCATATCATTAAAGGCGCAAATTAATTTGCAAGGGAATGTGCTGGAGGGTTAAAAGGGAAAAGGGAGCAAACATCAGTCACGGCAATCGGTCGGCCTTTCACTCACCTTGGACTTGCAATAAATGATAAGAGAACCACCTACGAAACAGTCTGCCCAACAAAAGTCCAGCAATAATATTACTGTACAGCATACGCTACTCCATACTTCTTAACCTTATGGCCAACATTGGATCTTAACCGGACCCTGGACTACACAGCGGAGACGGAGACAGACAGAACGTCATGGCGGATCGTCGATGAGCTTCGCGTCTTGGCAAAGATTGACCGTTTTACGATTCCATCTCCGGGTATTAGGATTGGTCAGATTATTTCAATATAGCCTATCTGGTTTGTTTGATGCAATCTATCATGGTCTGAATAATTCCTCTGCGGTCAAAATCCCGCAAGTTATGACTGAGATATTGAGATAATGAGATACTGCAGGTTGAGGGATTGGTGAGGCATTACGGAGTATAGAAGGATAGATTGCAAGTCAACACTCGATCTCAGAATCTTTGTCCCCATTTGTCGATCAGTTGAACTTGGAACATATGTCGATGGAGCTAGGATTAGTAACTCGTATGTCTCAGTATTTTGTATCCATTCCAAGCTTTACGGTCTATTCAAGTGTGCAGAGGGACCAAAGCCACATAAGGGTCCAGGACATGTTAGCCAGTTTTACAACAATCCCATCCATCACAGCCAGTCGTTCAAAACACCCAATAGTCTTTTGATCCCTGTTCATACGTCAACGCCGCCATGACCTGCTTTGAGATGGTGGTGCAGGGTAGTTGGTTGCTGCAGATGTCTTGCAGCCAAAGTTTGTTCAGATTGATACCCAATAATGACACGATAAGCACATGGGCAGCACATTTTGTGTGACATGAGAATTACCATCTTTGGAAAGCAAAACTCGTCAAAATCGAGTATCGATCAGGTCGCATAAAGTAGACCTCGGATTTGTATGTTACGTCAAGAAATGCCTCTATCACATGCCACGCGACAGGACAGTATACGCAATATCGAAGGCAGCAACATTCCGTGAGCTTCCATTGCTCAGATTTGAATAGGTATAGTAGGTATCGTTTATTACGTTGAGTAGAACCTACGCTTCATAACAAAAATATTAGTCTTCATCAAACGATCATTCAATAATCTCAAAATGAGGCGTTGAAATGTCTGGATCAAAGCAATACGGTCCAAGCTTCTCCACAACACCGCTAGCATAATGAGGCGGTCCACTGTAACAGCTGTCTCTGCATCTAACCCTCAGGGGCGAGAAAACACCGAAACTTGTTgaagggtgtcaaaataaacatAGCAAAGAGTTCCTAATCTTAGGCCCGATTTGCCTGAATATTTTTATTGTGGTCCtcagttttctttcctccacGTGCACTAGACCACCTAAACAATAGCGCACGTCGTCCCTGGCGGACCCTACCTTTGGCGGATGACCTCAAGTGAGGTCACCTCCTGCAGGGAACCTCGATACCCCCTGTAGCTACCTCTTTTGGAGTGTACCGATCGTGGCCGCCGATGTATCTGGAAGTAACTTCCCCAATTCATCCGTTCTTGCCTTTAGCTCACGCTTTACTTACCTCAGGCAGCTTAGGTTTGAGCTCCGTAGAAGGTCCTACCCGAGCTACGGCGCTCACCTTGCTTCTTCCTGGCGCGCGTCTCGATCCCCATTCTTTCCCTCGCCAACCAACTGTGAGGCTAGGATAAACTCCCCCTCGGATTCATCTCTCACCTGGGCAATCGCCAACTAATTTTCCCTTCTACACCGCGATCTTGACACTATCTCGTGCCAGTGATTGGCCTCTGTGGTAGTCAGTCATTTATCTTGCCCGATAGAGGTTTTGTTTGTAGCTTCTTCCACCCGACAACCGAGCCCAATAATAATAATTCGAATCTGGATCCCTGTTGTGACGTCCGACAAGTGGATGACCTTTCGTCAACAACCGAGCCTTGACCGATACTGCATCAAAATCGAGACCGACTTTCATTCACCGTCGTTCAACATACTTCTTTCATCAAGCCTTTTGTGCTATTGTTTGTCATGGGTATCTGCAGCTCCTCGTGCTGCGGAGGTATGCATGCTATTATCCGTCGCCGTATACATCTGACAGCAATAGGTCGAGCCCGCGATGGCTTGTATGAACCCGTCCTCGCCGATAGCGAACGAGAGGCTGTAGCCGACCTTCTCCAGTATCTCGAAAATGTACGTACATGGACATACTTTCATTTATTCGGATTATTAACTTTGTGATAGCGCGGCGAGACCGACTTTTTCTCTGGCGAACCTCTGCGTGCTCTGAGCACCTTGGTCTTTTCGGAAAACATTGATCTTCAACGAAGTGCTAGTTTGACTTTTGCTGAGATTACTGAACGAGGTACGAAAGACGCCCGCCTTTCCGACTGGTCTAACAACGTAGATGTCCGAGAGGTTGACCGCGACACCCTTGAACCTATTCTATTCCTTCTCCAGAGCCCCGATATCGAAGTTCAGCGAGCTGCCAGTGCTGCACTCGGTAACCTGGCCGTTGACAGTATGTGTACCGAAGCCAACATTCGCAGTCACTGACGTATTGTAGCCGAGAACAAGGTTCTCATTGTGCAACTTGGCGGTCTAACACCTTTAATCCGCCAGATGATGTCCCCCAATGTCGAAGTCCAGTGCAATGCTGTGGGATGTATCACGAATTTGGCTACACATGAGGAGAACAAGGCAAAGATTGCTCGCTCCGGAGCTCTGGGTCCTCTGACAAGATTGGCCAAATCTCGGGATATGCGGGTTCAGCGGAATGCTACTGGCGCTCTGCTGAACATGACACATTCTGGTATGTTTGTGTATATGGCAACGACAATACATGCTAACGAGAGTAGATGAGAACCGACAACAACTGGTAAATGCTGGAGCGATTCCCGTGCTTGTTcagcttctttcttctcccgATGTCGACGTTCAATACTACTGCACCACAGCTCTCAGCAATATCGCTGTCGACGCGAGTAACCGACGAAAGCTGGCTCAAAGTGAACCCAAATTGGTCCAATCTCTTGTCAACCTCATGGACTCGACTTCACCCAAGGTTCAATGCCAAGCTGCCCTGGCTCTCCGCAACCTCGCTTCCGACGAAAAGTATCAGCTTGATATCGTTCGTGCCAATGGGCTTCACCCTCTTCTCCGACTCCTCCAATCTTCTTATCTACCGCTTATCCTTTCTGCTGTCGCCTGTATACGAAACATCTCTATCCACCCTCTTAACGAGTCACCAATTATCGAAACCAACTTCCTCAAGCCACTCGTCGACCTACTTGGATCTACCGACAATGAAGAGATTCAGTGCCATGCCATCTCGACCCTTCGAAATCTTGCCGCCAGTTCCGATCGAAACAAAGCTCTTGTCCTGGATGCCGGTGCCGTGCAAAAGTGCAAGCAATTGGTTCTCGATGTACCCATCACTGTTCAGTCCGAGATGACCGCTGCTATTGCCGTTCTGGCCTTGAGTGACGATCTCAAGTCTCATCTCTTGAATCTCGGAGTCTGTGGTGTTCTCATTCCTCTCACCCATTCGCCAAGCATTGAAGTCCAAGGCAACAGTGCTGCTGCCCTGGGCAACCTTTCTTCTAAAGGTGAGTCAACTTCACCGCCATTCAAACACAAGCTAACAAAAGCAGTTGGTGACTACTCAATCTTTGTACAAAACTGGACCGAACCTCAAGGTGGAATTCACGGATACCTCTGCCGATTCCTGCAGTCTGGTGATGCTACCTTCCAGCACATCGCCGTCTGGAcccttctccagctcttcGAGTCCGAAGACAAGACCCTTATTGGCCTCATTGGAAAGGCGGAGGACATCATCGAGCACATCCGAAGCATTGCAAATCGACCAATTGAAGCCGACAATGAattcgaggatgaggatgagggtgaAGTTGTCAACCTAGCTCAACGTTGCCTGGAACTACTGGGACAGAGCATGTCCAAGGCTCACATCGAGGGCTAACTGTATTCGTGGCTATTCATCTCAAAAGCGGAAGCGTATGGGGTGTTGGGTGATATGGTGTTTGGCGTCATGTAACATTCTAAGAATGATGTTTGGTTTTCGGGGGGTTCTCTTTATACGGATTGCATCGCCTGTCATGGGCTTTCAAGAATTGTTCTTATAACAATGGTGTTTGACGGTGTACGAGAGGGCTGGTGCTGCATTGAAGGACGCTATTCTTTCTCTTTGTTTGATGATTCATGTGGCAGATATCGCTAGATCACTTACTGGGCAGTTGATTTGGGGAGAGCAGATGTAATTAGACGAGAGGTGCAAGTTTCTATACCCAGATAAGAGATGATACATATTTACATTAGACTGCTCGTGATTAGTCTAGCTCTTCAACCTTTTGTAGTCCATTTTTCATCCATTGACGTTCGTTCCATGGTAATATTTTGGCTATTGTAGTGCCGGAGATGAGAGCTAGTGGTAGTGGGCCAAAATGTCGGGAATCTCTTGATGCTGGGAGGTTGTCTCCTGAAACCCAGCAATGCCCTTCGGGAATCTGAAAAGTTAGTGTGGCCAGTGACGAGGACGGAAGAAGTACCTGTATCATCAACTCTTCTCCTTGCTCGCCTGGGGTCCCAACGGAGACATAGTCCCCTGGCATGCCTGTTACTCGTTTCACTCCCCACtgattgttgaagatggggatGCGATAGACAACCAAATCACCGACAGAAACACCGCGTCCATAGCGACGCGTGTGATCACATAGAATCCAATCACCATCGACTGTGAATGTTGGAAGCATTGAAGGGCCTTGAGCTGGGCTGATGGTATAGCCGTATGTGATTCCAAGGTGCACAAGACAAGCGGCCTTGAGGAAGGATACTGTTGTCCGCACAGGACGGCGGGCGAAATGAAATGAAGCCATCATGAGTGCCCTGACGGGCTGAGTTGAATTGCACTATGTATACAACAAATCCACcagagcttggtgttgaatcAGCTGTGGAAAGGTTCAAAGGGCACCTGATTGGATAAGTTGACAACACCCCACAGTGACGTTTCTGCCAAAATCAACCGCCCACCATCGAGACGATCAGCGATTCATTGTATTCAACCATTGCCGACTGTCTACAGTCTTTTACGGCGCGACGACTCTCCTTTTCGGGCCTCGCCAGAATGAACAGCTTTGCTTGCCTTCAGAGCTCCCGTCGAGCCCTCTATAGGGTCTTCGTTCAACATGAGGGTCTCCTCACACGACAGTTCCAACCTCCGCGCGCACTACCTATACAGAACCGCTTCTTTTCTGTATCGCAATTGAAAGCAAAAAACAAGAAAGCAAGGAAACGCGAAGATGAAATGGAGGAAGATCCTTTCGCTGATGAGGGCCGAGACCGTGGCTTCGATCGACGATACACTACCCAAGAGGAGTTTGAAAAGTCTGGTCGCGATCGCCTCCCCCAGGATTTCGAGATTACGGATCCAAAGATCATGGTTCTCGATAATGGAGTATTTGATGGACCTCTTCTCACAAAAAACGTGTTGAGCCGACTGCCCGAGACAGATTCACTTCGCATGATAACACCCTACATCCCAGGCGACCCAAAGAAGGACAAGCCGACCCAGTATGCTATTTGCAAGATTGTcaacaagaaggaagaaTACGAGCGTCAGCGTGAATTAGCCCAGCGCCGCCGTTTGTCCAAACAGACTAcacccaagctcaaggaagtCGAAATGAGCTGGGCCATCAGCGAGCATGACCTTGGGGTCAAGACACAGCAGCTGGTTGGGTTCCTCAGCAAGGGCATGAAGGTGGAACTGATCCTGggcttcaagaagaagggacaGAAGAAGCGGACGTCGGAAGACACCGCAGAGGAAGTCTACGCCAAGGTGAACAAGCTGGTTGAGCAACTAGGCTCGAGAGAGTACAAACCTAGAGATGGAGAGGTTGgcaagacgatgaggatTTACCTCGAGGGAATCGCAAAACAGGCACGTGAAAAGCCACAGGTGGAAGCGGAAACACCAGAGGTGGACGCTCAGAAGGATGCGTAAATGCTTGATATAACATCATATACTGGGTATCTGCCAGTCAAGTCTATAGCCGAATAAAGAAAGTCATCAGTCCGGTTGTCGTCTCCCGGATATTGAGCCCATTTTAGACACCAAACTCCAAGTCCAGTCCCAAGAACTAAAGGatctcatcgccatcctcgTCTGCGGGTAGAGGTACCGCCGCAGGAGCAGCAACCTCCGCAACATCCATATCCTCGTCCATATCGACTCCACGCCCCTTCACCTCGGCATCGCTCTCCGCactctcagcctcctcagcctctccAGCAGCCCTGTTAATCTCATCCCAATTCTTACTCCTCTGCTGAATATTCCTCCCCCGGCCCTTACTCTTCTCAACCTTATTCTTGGTCCGCTccacaacagcagcagccatctCGAGGCCCTTCTCATGACGTTTTCTAGCCTTGGCAGACATCTTCTCTTTGCGACCacgcttggccttcttggtgatACCAGCGGAGTGGTGCGCTGCTAGAACGGAGGGTCGCTGGGTAGCTTCGCGGGGAGGCTTGACTTCTTTTAGGGACTTGTCggtgtcgatgtcgatgtctGTAGCGCGACGAGCGGCGCGGGAGTGGATTGAGGGTGCTGGACATGTTAGATTGGAGTGGAGATGGGGGGCAGAGAACGTACCCTTCTTTTTCGCCATTTTGTTGGTGTTTGAGTTTGATGTTGGTTGAATCTGCAACTTCGGCTTGGTGGGGGATGGAAATTTTGATACCCCACAAAGATAAGCTCACCGAGTCTCACCGAGCTCACCGGGCACCGCAGAGACAGGCATCTTGGAAGAGTCTTGGTAATTTATGTCAAACATACTGCCTGTATACATTTGAAGCCCTTGAAGTAGATAAACTGCCTGAATGATGAGTATTTACGGGAAGTTGTGGTTGATTCATAGAATAAGATGGGGGAAGGCCTCGCACTACCGTGTTGGTTCTTTCACGCTCCTGCACTTGTACCACATGAATGTCTCAACTTCCCTCGTGcaccagcatcatctcaTTCCATCAACCTTTGACCTACAGCCGACCCTACAAGTACTCAAACTCAATTTACGCGATCCAATCCTTCGAAAAGACTTCGTAGTCGTGAACATGCAAGTGTCTGTCTAGCGTTCGTTACTTGCCAACGTCCCGCCGTCTCCAGCAGACGCATTAGCAATGCTTCCCATCACGACCTGCTTCGTTGCAGGACTGCAATACCTGATACATCCTTTAAAGCTTGTATGTTGATGAGACCAAAGCCAGCGAGGTACTGACGCGTCCAGGGAACCATTCAAGAAACCATCAACCCTGATGCTCT
Protein-coding regions in this window:
- a CDS encoding hypothetical protein (EggNog:ENOG41~BUSCO:EOG0926374A), encoding MEGNSEHEPARGDLETKAPTDISLPSEPQGTQGQLEVTEDQIEDPTKENVKSWIEAQSETQPQPPTEPPAVEQVDDAVGELPRVENTPSTVPGVTGTTAVNASTTTSAPGTDTPGQVQESAAEASFGGVGAVSGSGSGPGPALITPRGRAASTSTGPSTTTAGHGHVPQFVAPSSYLRRRTSLRSPMAPTEPKPLSPLDRDQLQGLNAIRDFLKVRTSYDVLPLSFRLIVLDTDLRIKKAIGILTQNSIVSAPLWNSKTSRFAGILTSTDFINVIQYYWQFPDEFSKLDQFRLSSLRDIEKAIGAIPIETVSVHPSKPLYEACRRMLKTRARRIPLVDVDSETNKEMVVSVITQYRILKFIAVNNEHNTVLLKKTVRDIGLGTYSGIATASMGSSVLDVVHLMVKHNISCVPIIDSHGRVLNVFEAVDVIPCIKNGAYDDLDGSVGEALCKRSDESPGIYTCSEGDRLDSIFDTVRKSRVHRLIVVDDDNKLKGIISLSDILKYVLLYGVEDTSNWA
- the VAC8 gene encoding Vacuolar protein 8 (BUSCO:EOG09261JUE) translates to MGICSSSCCGGRARDGLYEPVLADSEREAVADLLQYLENRGETDFFSGEPLRALSTLVFSENIDLQRSASLTFAEITERDVREVDRDTLEPILFLLQSPDIEVQRAASAALGNLAVDTENKVLIVQLGGLTPLIRQMMSPNVEVQCNAVGCITNLATHEENKAKIARSGALGPLTRLAKSRDMRVQRNATGALLNMTHSDENRQQLVNAGAIPVLVQLLSSPDVDVQYYCTTALSNIAVDASNRRKLAQSEPKLVQSLVNLMDSTSPKVQCQAALALRNLASDEKYQLDIVRANGLHPLLRLLQSSYLPLILSAVACIRNISIHPLNESPIIETNFLKPLVDLLGSTDNEEIQCHAISTLRNLAASSDRNKALVLDAGAVQKCKQLVLDVPITVQSEMTAAIAVLALSDDLKSHLLNLGVCGVLIPLTHSPSIEVQGNSAAALGNLSSKVGDYSIFVQNWTEPQGGIHGYLCRFLQSGDATFQHIAVWTLLQLFESEDKTLIGLIGKAEDIIEHIRSIANRPIEADNEFEDEDEGEVVNLAQRCLELLGQSMSKAHIEG
- a CDS encoding hypothetical protein (EggNog:ENOG41), yielding MNSFACLQSSRRALYRVFVQHEGLLTRQFQPPRALPIQNRFFSVSQLKAKNKKARKREDEMEEDPFADEGRDRGFDRRYTTQEEFEKSGRDRLPQDFEITDPKIMVLDNGVFDGPLLTKNVLSRLPETDSLRMITPYIPGDPKKDKPTQYAICKIVNKKEEYERQRELAQRRRLSKQTTPKLKEVEMSWAISEHDLGVKTQQLVGFLSKGMKVELILGFKKKGQKKRTSEDTAEEVYAKVNKLVEQLGSREYKPRDGEVGKTMRIYLEGIAKQAREKPQVEAETPEVDAQKDA